A region of the Columba livia isolate bColLiv1 breed racing homer chromosome 23, bColLiv1.pat.W.v2, whole genome shotgun sequence genome:
GCCAGGATGTTTAGTAGATATATGCCAAGAAAGCAacttaaagagaaataaataatggaTCACATAGATTTGCCTAAATTTATACTATTCTATCATCAGTCTTGCAGAATTCCAATTGAACATTATTCCTTTTTATACAACTTTACTCTTTCATACAGAATGGGGAAACATCTGACATCTAATCTAATTAAGATCAAAGAGAGCGCTGCCATAACACATTTGGAgtatgtaatttaaaattaaaaacatttgtttgtAAAATGTGTTTGGCAAACATTCTAGGATGCCAATGCAGAGAGAAGAATAAAGTGAAAAGAATCCAGGAAGCAGACAGAATGAGACAGACTTATAATTAAGGAGGGAAACAAAGCTTCTAAATCTCTTACCCACGACAGTAAGGTTCAGATTTAAAAGAGTAGGTGGATTGTGGCCGCTGCTGGACTTGAGGACTGACAGAGTGAATATTCTCTTTTTCCAGATTGTCTGTGCAACCATAGACAACAACAAGATCATTCTGAACATCGATAACAGCAGGATGACAGCCGACGACTTCCGAGTGAAGTGAGTGTCCCCAGGCTGTCCCCTTTGTTACCGAGAGCTGCTGAGAAGGAGCTCTCAGTGCTCCTGCTCAGGACAGGCTGCAGGCTACGCAGATAAACTCTTTCATCCACCGTCTCTAGAGCTGCCTTAATTAGTGGCAGTTCCAGGATGGAAAGCTTGGGCCGAGAAGGTATTTGTGGGTGGAGATGAGAgttaatcacagaatcccagaatgtcaggggttggaagggacctggaaaagtcatccagtgcaatccccccatggagcaggaacacccagatgaggttataaggaaggtgtccaggcgggttggaatgagTTTTGAATGAGTTCTGAATGAGTTCTCAATGAGTTCTCAATGAGTTCTGAATGAGTTCTTCAGTAAGcagaagggacccacaggagGGACCAGCGTGGGCTCATCTGAGCTGCCATTCTGGCTTGTGGTGTCTTTCAAAGGGGAAGCATTTGTTTATTCTTGTTGGGTTAGCAGCACCTCCATCCCGTGCAAAAGCTCCAGAGGAGGAACACTGAGAGCAGATTTAACGGAGCGAGCCCCATGCTGCTTTGCTTGGCGTTCTGTGAGGCTAGTGAGGAAAATACTGCACGAAAAACGGGCGGTcgaatgaaaaaaaagcaaacgGTGGTGTCAGACGCTGATGACTCTTCCTTGTGTTCTTTCTCACTGTCAGGTACGAGACGGAGCTGGCCCTTCGCCAGAGCGTGGAGGCCGACATCAACGGCTTACGCCAAGTCCTGGACCAGCTGACGCTCTGCAGGTCGGACCTGGAGGCGCAGCTGGAGTCGCTGCGGGAGGAGCTTTGCTGCCTCAAGAAGAACCACGAGGAGGTAGGTCCTGCCCCTCACGTCTCCACAGACGGAATTTGTGCAGCATCCATCGCCCTCCCTGTCCGTGGTCCCCACCCTGGGGTGCTGGCTGAGTAGGGGTCAGTGGCTGATGGAGATGATAGGTGTTAATCGGGAGCTGTGGGTGTCCAGCAAAGACCCTCTCTGGGTTGTGCTCCCtcagtttctcctttctttttaaaaacaatgacTTGATCTGGGTGGTGTTTCCAGGAAATGAACTGTCTGAGGAAACAATCGACTGGAGATGTGAGCGTGGAGGTCAATGCCTGTCCCGGCCCAGACCTCAGAAAGATCCTGGAGGAGATGAGGTGTCAGTATGAAACGCTGATCGAGCGCAATCGCAAAGAAGTCGAGGATTGGTATGAGTGCAAGGTGAGTGAATTTAGCCCTGACCTTCCCCAGGCAATGTTTCCACAGTGACTGATTACACATTAAAACCAATTAAAACGACAATATACTGTAACAGTGTTCAGCTTTGATTTAAATGGGCCAAGTGACAGAGGGGATGCTGCCACTGTGTGTCCATTCCATGGGGTGACAGGAGTGACTCCGTTAGTCAGACCTGAATCTTTGCAAAGCAGTAAGTACTGAGAACTGGACTATGGGAAGAGCAAGGGGAATGACGAGCAGGGTTTACGCTCCATTAGGATGAAAGAGCTCACCCAAATCTTCCTCATTTCTGTCAATTTATTTTATGCCAacttctctgctctttccttaaCACTTAATCTGACTTACATGAAACATTCCCTGAAGCTCTTTACTTTGGATTGGTGATTTTCAGATTGAGGAGGTGAATCGGGAGGTGATTACAAGCGGTCAGGAGGTGGAGACGTGCAACAACCAGGTTACGGATCTGAGACGCCAATTGCAAGCCCTGGAGATCGATCTCCAGGCTCAGCTCAGCCAGGtgggtgctgagctgctgcaaagcTCAGCTCAGTTAGGCTTTGATGTAAGAATTGGTCGTTTAAACATTTCTCATGCCCGGCTTTGCATTGTGCCCCATGTCACTCCTCAGAGGGACAACCTGGAATCCTCGCTGGCTGAGACAGAGTGTCGCTACAACAACCACCTGGCTGAGCTCCAGAGCCAGATCACGTGcgtggagcagcagctggcgGATCTGCGGGCAGAGATGGAGTGTCAGAACCAGGAGTACAAGATCCTGCTGGACGTCAAGTGCCGTCTGGAGCAGGAGATCCACACGTACCGCTGCCTGCTGGAGGGCGGACAGCAGGACCTCATGTAAGTTGCTTAAGATGCACCGAACAGCACAATAAAATACACATATCCTGGGTGTTTTAATGTAAAAGCAAAGCGAGCAATAGGTGGgggcaaaaatgaaaacagattgaGAGCAGCAGGGACAATGAAAAGCTGTAGTTCTAGTTTATCTGTCATTTCCTTAtctaaaatgctgttttcctgtTCCCTCAGTCAGCAAGGAGGAATTGGTCAGTCTTCGGGTCTAGGAGGAGGAGTTGCAAGAACAAGTGGAATAGGAGGAGGAGGTATCATTAGAACAAGCCACACTTACACGTCGTCTGCCCAGATACCAACCTGTGCAGCTGCGGAGATACAAGGTAAGAACTGCAAGAGCTTTCTCTATTCTAACGCAACAAAAGCCTTTCCCACAGAGCTTACAGGTgtaaggagggagggggaagagggatGGAAGGGAGAAGGGCAGTCAGCAGGCAGGCAAGGCGCAGGGAACGGGAAGGAGGGAGTGACATGAAATCTTGGACAAAGGAAAGAGTAAGAGAAAGCAAAGTGCCTGGAAATcaggagaaaaagcaggaaTCGTGAGAATACTGGCAGAAAACTACCGTATTTCAAGGGGAAACTTCcagcaaactgaaaaagaaagaaatacagtggCAGTTGGTCCAGGAGAATGAGAGCGAGCAGGGGCTTTGTTCTGGAAAGGACCTTATTGCTGTTGCCTCACTGATGGAGCTGGTGCCACATCTGCAGCTTCCACCATTGGGCATTTTTATGGAACAGGGCAAACCATGCTCAAGCCATCTACACATCCCATCTGCCTGACTGGCAGGTAACAATCAGACCTTTCCAGGAAGGGATGGTATTTATCTGAAATTCTAATCGAATTGGCTTGAGAAATGATCACGTGTATGGAATGACAGTGTGGGAAAGAATCTATTTTTGCCATAAACAAAGTAATGTTTCCTTTGATCTCTCCAGTGCCCTGCAGAAGGATTTGTGATTAAGCAGAGAAATGAGAATATTCAACAAGAGAGCCCTGAAGCAGAGCCATGGATAAAAAGAGAGAATATTTACTGTACGCGTCTGCAAAGAGCAATGAGCTCTTTCGTATTACTCAGCACCGCTAAGCAATGTGTCAGAGGGATAAGCAGAGTGTTGGGCCacattctgctttattttgctatttgcttttttccagtCTGTATTTCTGCATGTGCCCAACCACCATGACTATTGCTGGAGTCAACCGGTAGTATAATCACTAATGTGCCTGCTGGTGAAAAAAAAGGTCTCTAATAAAACTTTGCTTCTGCCTGATGCAATCAAGAAACCTGTGTCTGGAAAGTGAGTTCCTTTAGAAAATCAGGTGTTGGTCCAGGGTCACGTAGACTGGTTGGGATCACACTGCACTGGGAACAAAGCTGCATTGTCGTAAGATCCTCCAGGATCCACACGGACACCCGTGTGCTTCCCACAGAACATGGTGCTAAAACACAATTTTAGATACATGTTGAAAGTCAGTGATGGAACATCTGGAGACAAGTTGCCATGACCCCCACCTAGCGCTGACACATCTGGGCTGTGCCCTCTCACACTTCATCCAGCCTGGGGGCTGGGATTAGGTTGAAGAGGGGATCTTGGTCTTCACAACTGATTAAATATCTGCTGATGGTTTATATTCTAACCTATCTCTTTCATTTTATAGTAATCTTCCCATTGGGAAAAATGTCTGGAGGCAAAAAGTTTATTTCCTATGTGTTTTCACATGGTGACTGAATCATTTACTGGTCATCCCTCTATCTCAAAGAGTTTCAACCTGGACATCAGGAACAGCTGAAAGATCCCACTTAGATTAAATACACCTGCTTTGGAGAACTGGGGAGGGCAGGATGGGAGCTGAAAAAGTGCAGCTCAACAGAGAATACAACGGAGCAAAAAGCCAGGTAGGGCAGTTGGATACGCAGAGTCATTAGGGCTTAGATATCCCGAGCAAAGCAAAGACCAAAGATATCCCTGACCAACAGCAGCCGTGTGGCTGGTGCCGAGTCAGCAGGGACGGGCACGGTGCTGCGTGTGTGTCTGACACCGGCGTGCCCagagcagccagggcagcagttTGGGAACTCGGGGCCCTGGGGCGCTTCTGGTGGGCGCAGCCATGGGAACTGGCCGCGGTGAGCGGGCAGAGTCAGTCTGGGCTTGGAGGATTTTCACTTGAAAGCCATTATGAGCTGGAGGGTGTTTTGGGGATTAAATCACCTGTTGGTCCAGAAAACCCAGTAGTGATGGGTTTTACGTGTCCACTCCACCCTGCACGTTCACAGCTAAAAGCCCGGCGCTGGATGCGGCTGCTGTTAGTTTGGGTACACTGTGATGTGGTTGTTGTAGAAAGAGTCATATGATGACCTGGTAAAGAAAAACTGGTTATTCCTTTTCCCTCAAAAGCTGGAGGTTATGAACAACCAGCCTTGCAGTGGGGGAGTAGAAAGGGtataaaaaacatttcaggaCCATACATGGAGTATAGTGAGGCACACTTTGCTAGCGTCAGCTCTTTTGTAGACACTAATTTATCTGTTACTGCAGAAACAGACTTAACACAACCTGAAGCCTTCCAGGAAAGCTGCATCTCCAAGGCCCGTAGCAAGTGTCTGAAGACACTCTATCATTAATTTTTCAGGGAACAGGTTAAAGTTGACCTTCTCCTGCTGTACAAGCCCACAGACAGAAGATACCACAGTGgtatttcttctatttcatcTACCAGACACTAAACCCAGGAGTAACCAGGGGCTCGAGCACAAtaagaaaacacagcactggAACAACTGCAATAATGACTCAGAAGAGTGGCCACAGGTAGAAGCTTTTAAACCAAGACCCTAAATCAAGTCTTCTTTACATTCCCCTTGGTTGGGCTCCTCTGTGTACATCCAAGTTGTTCTCAGAGCTTTCACCGAGAAGCTGGAAAGCaaatctttcccttttcctttcccattgTCTTCTCCTGCCTTgtttagtgaaaaaaaagacagtcaGAGAACCCTGTGCTGCCCTTGCTGGCCTCAACCCTTCCCCATCTACCAGTCCCCACACCctcatttctgaaaatacaaagaacctgtgctgaggctcttccagttttcagtctttcagcTCTAGGCTACCCACGATAGACAAAAGCTTGCCCAACTCTTTTGGGAGCCCCAGCTGATTCCCACCAGCTCTGGGCTCGTCTCCTCTTGCAAACTGCTGCTCACACCTGAAGCCAATTCCCTGTGCTCCTATCAAACCTTCCCCACTCTTCCCGCCAGGTCTGAAGCGCATGCGCTTTCACAAAGGAGCTGTCCTAAATTCCTGAGAGGTGAAAGAGACCTAATGACACGGCCAGAAGGACTCTAATGATCTAGACTTTATGAATATGCCTCTGGAAAGTCCCCAGGGCCGTACAGACTCAGCTCTTGAGACGCTATGATGTTGTTTGTGGACCTACGATTGGAGATGCGTCTGGAAAGCAGCTCATGAGAAGGGAGCTTGTGATAAACAGCTCCCCAGCAGAAAACATCCTGGAAACAACCTGTATATTAAAGAGCCGCAAATTATGGAGCTGCAGACCTTGGGctggaaaatacatttccatGAGATTTCCATATTTCTTTGTGCTAATGAGACAGACCCAGGTAGCTTATGAGTTCAAATAATTGAATGAAAACAGGAGggaaaacttaattttttttttaaggtcttCAGAACAATTGTTTAACTTTATTTTAGCTTAACTAGTGCATCCATTTCCTgaagacaaaaaaggaaaatagcaaCAAAGAGGGCAGGCGGGGATCCTGGGCAAAGCTGCTTGCTGAAAACCATCAGCAGAAAGATGTGGGTCTAATGGATAAAGCTACAGGGTCCCAGGGGGACCAATGTACCTCCAAAGAGCAGGAGGCATCCTTTCTGCTCTCCGCACTAATTACCGCAATCGGCACGTAGACATCTTCCACTCCCACAAAGGAGTAAGTCATCCCGTGTTTCTGCCTGCATCGCTCTGATGTGCTAAAATGATAactggggagcaggggaaggaatGTGCGCTCGCTTCAGAAAAGATGCTTGCTGCAGACAGCTCTTGGGAAACTCCTGGGGAATCATCCGCAGCGCAGGCAAAGCTTCTAGCCATGCAGCATTACATCAGTTTCGGTTCATTCTTACCACCACACCCTGACTCCAATTATGTTCTCCAGTCCTAGTAATGAAATCCGCATATTCCTTCCTATGCACAATCAGTTTATTAGAGTTTTCACCTATTCTGAGCTTTTCGTATGAagggagggagtggagcacagCACTGAGCGCTGCAGACCTGGGTGACCTCAGACTCTTCCACAGTCACGTTGTCTTTGAGCAAATCAGTCTGAGCAAACCTCTCTGTCTCCAGCCCGCCGGAGATACCGGTGGAATGCTGCTGGCTTTCATCGTGCTGGACAAGCA
Encoded here:
- the LOC102093415 gene encoding keratin, type I cytoskeletal 19, coding for MSCSIKQTTGSLRGRTSGGSCVIGGGGGGGGARISSVSSGRYTTCGIGGSRGFSGRSYCGGVNYGGGLSTGSVVGGNYGGGLGAAVLGGCSGMGFSGGSARFGGGMGGGLGIGLGGGVGGGGFAGDGILLSGDEKVTMQNLNDRLASYLDKVRCLEQENADLECRIREWYAKQGPFCEPRDYSCYYKEIEDLQNQIVCATIDNNKIILNIDNSRMTADDFRVKYETELALRQSVEADINGLRQVLDQLTLCRSDLEAQLESLREELCCLKKNHEEEMNCLRKQSTGDVSVEVNACPGPDLRKILEEMRCQYETLIERNRKEVEDWYECKIEEVNREVITSGQEVETCNNQVTDLRRQLQALEIDLQAQLSQRDNLESSLAETECRYNNHLAELQSQITCVEQQLADLRAEMECQNQEYKILLDVKCRLEQEIHTYRCLLEGGQQDLIQQGGIGQSSGLGGGVARTSGIGGGGIIRTSHTYTSSAQIPTCAAAEIQVPCRRICD